The following are from one region of the Fusarium keratoplasticum isolate Fu6.1 chromosome 4, whole genome shotgun sequence genome:
- a CDS encoding HIT-type domain-containing protein gives MADPLLTSLCAICHVSTPKYKCPRCSIRTCSLACIKKHKAWSECTGERDATAYIPPSKLRTPAGVDHDYNFLHGIERSVERAEKLLVEERSLVQEEELRPLTVQEVKWKPGRDGRKRKVLVTRVLREAKGRVFERFLAQRLKKLNISIMCAPMGMARQKENHTTLNRRTGRINWQVEWMTFEDVEDGEPKKTRLLSKVMDDVPLFQAYHTALEEQQRANGQLVKRTLRAGQDGQLQDPSRATWSPGSFALQDPFTSSWSTHHDTDPVMWPSEELQAQKQRFQYFLAKPRSRSDQPTVWTKLEVEGCLRDILSNTRVLEFPTICVLEEDEPLPTGFVLGPKDTIPPPGGNKRKNPPGKKGPNKPNKKRRQGGKEVEEGEVRSDDEMDGNDESGSRGVALEAGDVIAEQSLGEEDDEDDDDDTSSSGSDSDD, from the coding sequence ATGGCTGATCCTTTGTTGACCTCTTTGTGCGCCATTTGCCACGTTTCAACTCCGAAATACAAATGCCCACGATGTAGCATCCGAACGTGCTCTCTCGCATgcatcaagaagcacaaggcGTGGTCAGAATGCACAGGCGAACGCGACGCAACAGCCTACATCCCTCCTTCGAAGCTCCGCACACCCGCCGGTGTCGACCACGATTACAACTTCCTACACGGTATCGAACGGTCCGTCGAACGCgctgagaagctccttgTCGAAGAGCGCTCTCTGGTtcaagaggaggaactgCGACCGTTGACGGTCCAGGAGGTCAAATGGAAGCCGGGTCGAGATGGGCGCAAGCGCAAGGTGCTCGTGACACGAGTTCTGCGCGAAGCCAAGGGCCGTGTTTTTGAGCGATTCCTGGCGCAGAGattgaagaagctgaacaTCAGCATCATGTGCGCTCCAATGGGGATGGCGAGGCAAAAGGAGAACCACACGACACTCAACCGACGGACTGGTCGCATCAATTGGCAGGTCGAGTGGATGACATTTGAggacgttgaagatggagagccGAAGAAGACGCGCCTTCTTTCcaaggtgatggatgatgtgCCGCTATTCCAGGCATATCACACAGCTctggaggagcagcagagagcGAATGGCCAGTTGGTAAAGAGGACATTGCGGGCGGGTCAGGATGGGCAATTGCAGGACCCCTCCCGTGCGACATGGTCTCCAGGTTCATTCGCGCTGCAAGATCCTTTCACGAGCTCATGGTCAACCCATCACGACACTGATCCCGTTATGTGGCCATCGGAAGAACTCCAGGCTCAAAAACAGCGATTCCAATACTTCCTTGCCAAGCCACGATCACGGTCAGACCAGCCTACTGTCTGGACAAAGCTCGAGGTAGAAGGATGCCTTCGCGATATCCTCAGCAATACGCGCGTACTCGAGTTTCCAACTATCTGCGTGCTCGAAGAGGACGAGCCTCTACCCACAGGCTTCGTGCTGGGTCCCAAAGACACGATACCACCACCAGGAGGCAACAAGAGGAAGAACCCCCCTGGGAAGAAGGGGCCTAATAAACCgaacaagaagaggagaCAGGGTGGGAaggaggtggaggaaggAGAGGTCAGAAGcgacgatgagatggacggAAATGATGAGTCAGGATCTAGAGGAGTTGCACTCGAGGCAGGCGACGTAATTGCGGAGCAGAGCTTGggtgaagaggatgatgaggacgacgatgatgatacGAGTAGCTCGGGGAGCGACAGCGATGATTAA
- a CDS encoding Glutathione reductase, which yields MQALAHSLRSSTLSSSSRTTPLRIASLARHLSASAPTMAPITKETDYLVIGGGSGGLASARMASNKFGIKATIVESKRLGGTCVNVGCVPKKVTYNAAALAEAIHDSKSYGFSVEETAPFDWSTFKTKRDAYVKRLNGIYERNLNNDKVDYVHGWARLVSKNQAEVTLDDNSKVLINAKKILVAVGGKPTPPPSIPGAEHGINSDGFFEIATQPKKVAIVGAGYIAVEFAGMFNALGTETHLFIRYNTFLRSFDPMIQESVTNEYERLGVKLHRRSQATKVEKDANGKLTVTYKDDEGNETVLNDVDHLIWAIGRTPETRGIGLEEAGVKLGEKGHILVDEYQNTAVDNIYALGDVTGEVELTPVAIAAGRRLAHRLFGPPEFANLKLDYKNVPSVVFAHPEVGSIGLTEPQAIEKYGKDNIKVYKTGFTAMYYAMMEPEQKGPTNYKLIVTGPEEKVVGLHIMGVGSGEMLQGFGVAVKMGATKADFDSCVAIHPTSAEELVTLK from the exons ATGCAAGCTCTCGCCCACTCCCTGCGCTCATCGACCCTGTCTTCGTCCTCGAGAACGACCCCGCTGCGAATAGCTTCACTCGCCCGGCACCTGTCCGCATCTGCGCCCACCATGgctcccatcaccaaggagacCGACTACCTCGTcattggcggcggcagcggagGCCTTGCCTCTGCGCGCATGGCCAGCAACAAGTttggcatcaaggccaccaTTGTCGAGAGCAAGCGACTCGGAGGAACCTGCGTCAACGTTGG CTGCGTACCTAAAAAGGTGACTTacaacgccgccgccctcgccgaggccatccacGACTCCAAGTCCTACGGCTTCTCCGTCGAGGAGACGGCCCCCTTCGACTGGTCCACATTCAAGACCAAGCGTGATGCCTACGTGAAGCGTCTCAATGGCATCTACGAGCGAAACCTcaacaacgacaaggtcgactACGTGCACGGATGGGCCCGCCTCGTTTCCAAGAACCAGGCCGAGGTCACCCTCGACGACAACTCCAAGgttctcatcaacgccaagaagATCCTCGTTGCTGTCGGCGGCAAGCCTACTCCTCCTCCTAGCATTCCCGGCGCCGAGCACGGTATCAACAGTGACGGCTTCTTTGAGATTGCCACTCAACCCAAGAAGgtcgccatcgtcggtgCCGGATATATCGCCGTCGAGTTCGCTGGCATGTTCAACGCCCTCGGCACCGAGACTCACCTTTTCATCCGCTACAACACCTTCCTCCGAAGCTTCGATCCCATGATCCAGGAGTCTGTCACCAACGAGTACGAGAGGCTCGGCGTGAAGCTTCACAGGCGTTCGCAGGCCAccaaggttgagaaggatgccaaTGGCAAGCTCACTGTCACCTacaaggacgacgagggcaaCGAGACTGTCCTCAACGACGTCGATCACCTTATCTGGGCTATTGGCCGTACCCCTGAGACTCGCGGCATcggcctggaggaggctggcgtcaagcttggcgagaagggacacatcctcgtcgacgagtACCAAAACACCGCTGTCGACAACATCTATGCCCTCGGTGATGTTACCGGCGAGGTCGAGCTGACTCCTGTGGCCATTGCGGCTGGCCGCCGTCTCGCCCACCGCCTCTTCGGCCCCCCTGAGTTtgccaacctcaagctcgactACAAGAACGTGCCCTCGGTGGTCTTCGCGCACCCCGAGGTCGGCAGTATCGGCCTGACAGAACCCCAGGCCATCGAAAAGTACGGCAAGGACAACATCAAGGTGTACAAGACGGGCTTCACGGCCATGTACTACGCCATGATGGAGCCCGAGCAGAAGGGCCCCACCAACTACAAGCTGATCGTGACGGGccccgaggagaaggtggTCGGCCTTCACATCATGGGTGTCGGCAGCGGCGAGATGCTCCAGGGCTTTGGCGTCGCCGTCAAGATGGGcgccaccaaggccgacTTTGACAGCTGCGTTGCTATCCATCCTACCAGCGCTGAGGAGTTGGTGACGTTGAAATAA
- a CDS encoding UDENN domain-containing protein: MPPSLSTHPSFTRPRTSDRDGRPSTRDQGADQNLLIPSRTSSLHSRITQPIPSTLNMKPQQRTPKTLTHAYMVCGVGREPSQWVKAPAPAQGKIGHMKGAVGQFWLPEILGSSPRLEQDNEIARALHAAMRACFPHDVEICTGRSQPHCVHHAFVLQQDSSHTLYGICLRVWSRADEKRAETIRDLRKRTESDYYDNPDETYWIPYCLSFLSRYPLYNLLGDYLRGMWIHWNKATNLFHAEEVSRILSFPAPRLNDLVRIDMKDYALCYQFPSSPTGFQNFAMWPLFNCLSIPNIVGVIEAAISPTRRIIFVSHYPAMLTMAAETVRYCVRVYEWSGLYVPVVHARHAKELVQEPGPYILGITVECRSLFTAPTDALVVDLDRNFVLTSSPPTALTPGQRNKFVTRLTQALNGDVTPSGVPQHLRSAYGGGKLVPAGQIIVMRGEVESIQDPEWWNQDAVMAVMDHVCEKLGRNTGLKAVFGGSVKKPLMTKVSMRHLNEIVRERNQYSRDALEAWQDFINLKGRMDTELNKVTKRNNYLVEELESWKQQFLKFQAFAEQLTKETQDLKVKIETHKRENRRLAGLIDQQKDDNARLSVRLTGTEKQRDDALEALVLQQEIAEELERERKRNKKELSQLQHTNVTILRQRDEARRVVLHLRSLIGGQSHHMEHLIQSLTKPDDLAQEIEEGYDEAEDEEGEPNRLSVSPAPRSKRYSASSFSDVADRHLKDKTDAIAHIVRNIAEQCQAAVEGLQLAHDAELGSSSRRNSSLSTTQSDDGHSAATSETGDDSLLQPSGRASSIPPTPDLIPNRSSTAMSFASTATTPERASQQYHLRDEIPTKIVEDDEEDFEESRSNTGSVTHETGVVSKHPESLMHRPSGARISALGGTR, encoded by the exons ATGCCTCCCTCCCTGAGCACCCATCCCTCCTTTACCCGTCCTCGGACTAGCGACCGCGATGGCAGGCCCAGCACCCGCGACCAGGGCGCTGATCAGAACCTCCTGATTCCCAGCCGGACATCCTCGCTGCACTCGCGCATTACGCAGCCTATTCCCTCCACTCTCAACATGAAGCCCCAGCAGCGCACTCCCAAGACTCTCACTCATGCCTACATGGTCTGCGGTGTTGGCCGCGAGCCCTCTCAATGGGTCAAGGCCCCCGCGCCCGCACAGGGCAAGATCGGCCACATGAAGGGTGCTGTCGGCCAGTTCTGGCTACCAGAGATTTTGGGTAGCAGCCCGCGCCTTGAGCAGGATAATGAAATTGCGCGTGCTCTTCATGCCGCCATGAGG GCCTGCTTCCCTCACGATGTCGAGATTTGCACAGGCCGAAGCCAGCCTCACTGCGTCCATCACGCCTTCGTTCTTCAGCAAGATTCTTCTCACACACTCTACGGAATCTGCCTCCGAGTGTGGTCGCGGGCCGATGAGAAGAGAGCCGAGACCATCCGCGACCTTCGCAAGAGGACCGAGAGCGACTACTACGACAACCCTGATGAGACTTACTGGATCCCGTACTGCTTGTCTTTCCTGTCGCGTTATCCTCTCTACAACCTCCTTGGAGACTATCTTCGAGGCATGTGGATTCACTGGAATAAGGCCACCAATCTGTTCCATGCCGAGGAGGTCTCGCGCATCCTGAGCTTCCCAGCTCCCCGCCTCAACGATCTTGTGCGCATCGACATGAAGGACTATGCCCTCTGCTACCagtttccttcttctccaacagGGTTCCAGAACTTCGCCATGTGGCCCCTGTTCAACTGTCTGTCAATTCCTAACATCGTCGGTGTCATTGAGGCTGCCATCTCTCCCACTCGCCGAATCATCTTCGTCAGCCACTACCCTGCCATGCTCACCATGGCCGCCGAGACTGTTCGATATTGCGTTCGAGTTTACGAGTGGAGCGGTCTCTATGTTCCCGTTGTTCACGCCCGTCATGCCAAGGAGCTTGTTCAGGAGCCTGGTCCCTACATCCTTGGTATCACTGTTGAGTGCCGCTCTCTCTTCACGGCGCCCACCGATGCCCtggttgttgatcttgatcgCAACTTTGTTCTGACTTCCAGCCCACCCACTGCCCTGACTCCCGGTCAGCGCAACAAGTTCGTCACCCGACTCACCCAGGCTCTGAACGGCGACGTCACTCCTTCCGGCGTCCCTCAGCACCTTCGATCCGCCTACGGTGGCGGCAAGCTTGTTCCTGCTGGCCAGATCATCGTCATGCGCGGCGAGGTCGAGTCCATCCAGGACCCTGAGTGGTGGAACCAAGATGCGGTCATGGCTGTCATGGACCATGTCTGCGAGAAGCTTGGTCGCAACACTGGCCTCAAGGCCGTATTTGGTGGCTCCGTTAAGAAGCCCCTTATGACCAAGGTTTCGATGCGCCATCTCAACGAGATTGTCCGTGAGAGGAACCAGTACTCTCGAGATGCTCTTGAGGCCTGGCAGgacttcatcaacctcaaggGTCGCATGGACACTGAGCTTAACAAGGTCACTAAGCGGAACAACTACCTggtggaggagcttgagagctGGAAGCAGCAGTTCCTCAAGTTCCAGGCCTTTGCTGAGCAGCTCACCAAGGAGACCCAGGatctcaaggtcaagatcgaGACCCACAAGAGGGAGAACCGCCGTCTTGCCGGCCTCATTGACCAGCAGAAGGATGACAACGCCCGTCTGTCTGTCCGTCTTACTGGCACTGAGAAGCAGCGTGACGATGCTCTCGAGGCTCTTGTCCTCCAGCAAGAGATtgctgaggagcttgagcgtGAGCGCAAGCGAAACAAGAAGGAGTTGTCTCAGCTCCAGCACACCAACGTCACCATCCTCCGACAGCGCGATGAGGCTCGCCGCGTTGTCCTGCACCTTCGCAGCCTCATTGGTGGTCAGAGCCACCACATGGAGCATCTCATCCAGTCTCTTACCAAGCCGGATGACCTGGCtcaggagattgaggagggCTatgacgaggctgaagatgaggagggcgagcCCAACCGCCTGTCTGTCAGCCCTGCTCCTCGATCCAAGCGATACTCtgcctccagcttctccgaCGTCGCAGACCGTCatctcaaggacaagactgACGCCATCGCGCACATTGTGCGCAACATTGCCGAGCAGTGTCaagctgctgttgagggTCTCCAGTTAGCACACGACGCGGAGTTAGGGAGTAGTAGTAGAAGGAATTCTAGCCTCTCTACCACCCAGAGCGATGACGGCCACTCCGCCGCCACGTCCGAAACAGGGGATGACTCCCTTCTCCAGCCGTCGGGAAGGGCGTCCAGTATCCCTCCCACCCCGGATCTCATTCCCAACCGGAGCAGCACAGCCATGTCCTTTGCCTCTACGGCTACGACTCCGGAGCGAGCGTCCCAACAGTATCACCTTCGGGACGAAATCCCCACCAAGAttgttgaggatgacgaagaggacTTCGAAGAGAGTCGAAGCAACACAGGAAGCGTCACCCACGAGACAGGAGTCGTCTCCAAGCACCCCGAGTCCCTGATGCACAGGCCTTCGGGGGCCAGGATCAGCGCTCTTGGTGGCACGCGCTAG